From one Lolium rigidum isolate FL_2022 chromosome 4, APGP_CSIRO_Lrig_0.1, whole genome shotgun sequence genomic stretch:
- the LOC124705341 gene encoding cytochrome P450 734A1-like produces the protein MGTLAAVLLLAGLLAALAYVLRVAHSLLWVPYRLERRFRRQGIRGPPRRLVVGNGSDWVALLAAAKSTPLPSFHHAVIDRVAPHYRVWPAQYGWPFVFWLGPRPRLVISGPEVAKAVLTDSTGAFNKATTGGTNPQARQLIGEGLVGLSGETWAHHRRVIAPAFNMERVKGWIPEMSSIISSMLDKWEVQGKTRTEFEIDVHKEFHTLGGDVLSCVAFGSSYEEGKRVFQLQEEQIELVILAMRTFYFPGFRFIPTKKNRRRHYLNQEIRNSLRKLIEINGLKCEDSKNLLGLMLSASKTDNGFKMGVEEIIDECKTFYFAGKETTANLLTWATLLLALHKEWQDKARDEVHQVCGKYEHPTAENLSGLKIVNMVLKETLRLYPPASFVNRTTTRDVKLGKLDIPAGTQINLPIIDIHHDVDIWGANAEEFDPSRFADGKSYHLGAYFPFGIGPAICVGQNLAMVEAKLALAMVLQGFAFDVSPSYVHAPMSVMTLQPQYGAQVLVRKI, from the exons ATGGGCACCCtcgccgccgtcctcctcctggccggCCTGCTCGCCGCGCTCGCGTACGTGCTGCGCGTGGCCCACTCCCTCCTCTGGGTCCCGTACCGCCTGGAGCGCCGCTTCCGCCGGCAGGGCATCCGGGGGCCGCCGCGCCGGCTGGTCGTCGGAAACGGGTCCGACTGGGtcgccctcctcgccgccgccaagtCCACGCCGCTCCCCTCTTTCCACCACGCCGTCATCGACCGCGTCGCGCCGCACTACCGCGTGTGGCCGGCGCAGTACGGCTGGCCGTTCGTGTTCTGGCTAGGGCCCCGGCCGCGGCTGGTGATCTCCGGCCCGGAGGTCGCCAAGGCCGTGCTGACCGACTCCACGGGGGCCTTCAACAAGGCTACTACCGGCGGCACCAACCCGCAAGCTCGGCAACTCATCGGCGAGGGGCTCGTGGGGCTCAGCGGGGAGACGTGGGCGCACCACCGCCGTGTCATCGCGCCCGCCTTCAACATGGAGAGGGTCAAG GGCTGGATACCAGAAATGTCATCTATCATCTCATCCATGCTGGATAAATGGGAAGTCCAAGGAAAAACCCGCACTGAGTTTGAGATCGATGTACATAAAGAATTCCACACTTTGGGTGGGGATGTACTTTCGTGCGTGGCATTTGGAAGTAGCTATGAGGAAGGAAAACGAGTTTTTCAATTGCAAGAAGAGCAGATAGAACTTGTTATCCTTGCAATGAGAACCTTTTACTTTCCTGGCTTTAG GTTTATACCGACAAAGAAGAACCGAAGAAGGCATTACCTAAACCAGGAAATCCGGAATTCTCTGCGCAAATTGATTGAGATCAATGGATTAAAGTGTGAAGATTCtaaaaacttgcttggcttgatgCTATCAGCCAGCAAAACTGACAATGGGTTTAAAATGGGGGTCGAAGAGATCATTGATGAGTGCAAGACGTTTTACTTTGCCGGTAAAGAAACAACCGCAAATTTGCTGACATGGGCAACGCTTTTGCTGGCATTGCATAAAGAATGGCAAGACAAGGCCCGAGATGAAGTCCATCAAGTATGTGGCAAGTACGAGCACCCAACCGCAGAAAACCTGAGCGGTCTCAAAATT GTAAATATGGTGTTGAAGGAGACCCTCAGGCTATATCCTCCAGCTTCATTTGTCAACAGGACAACCACTAGAGATGTCAAGCTGGGCAAACTCGACATCCCTGCCGGCACACAAATCAATCTGCCTATTATTGACATTCACCATGATGTTGACATATGGGGCGCTAACGCAGAGGAGTTCGATCCATCGAGGTTTGCAGATGGCAAGAGCTATCACCTTGGTGCATACTTTCCCTTTGGGATTGGGCCTGCCATCTGCGTTGGCCAGAATCTCGCGATGGTTGAGGCAAAGTTGGCGCTGGCAATGGTCCTCCAGGGGTTTGCATTCGATGTCTCGCCATCCTATGTTCATGCCCCGATGAGTGTGATGACCCTTCAACCCCAGTACGGTGCTCAAGTTCTTGTCCGCAAGATCTGA
- the LOC124707256 gene encoding uncharacterized protein LOC124707256: protein MGTEVLRSHDCLSRVRHHARGSRRSPRPAARTTRHGAARHGQAAAASPVPREVRVKAAAEAAYAGPAFGAMSPSPRALPLPRFSFSKPAAAAATVDDSATRELRRLLGLERPETN from the coding sequence ATGGGAACGGAGGTCCTCCGCTCGCACGACTGCCTCTCCCGCGTCCGCCACCACGCGCGCGGCTCCAGGCGGTCGCCGCGCCCGGCCGCGAGGACGACGCGCCACGGCGCCGCTCGCCACggacaggcggcggcggcgtcgcccgTGCCGCGCGAGGTCCGGGTCAAGGCAGCCGCGGAGGCAGCATACGCCGGGCCGGCGTTCGGCGCCATGTCGCCGTCGCCGcgggcgctgccgctgccgcgctTCAGCTTCTCCAAGCCGGCCGCCGCGGCGGCCACCGTGGACGACTCGGCCACGCGAGAGCTCCGGCGGCTGCTGGGCCTCGAGCGGCCCGAGACGAATtga